DNA from Phocoena phocoena chromosome 1, mPhoPho1.1, whole genome shotgun sequence:
tgtatagaaATTCAGTGAGGTGagagctgaaagagaaattaaaacccctCCACTTGTATTACCCATGATTACAACTAGTAAATTCAAGCCAAAGAAAACTGTCAGCTTTCAATTTGAATCTTCCACACATTCAGTCTCAACACAAAGtagtcaataaatacttgtttattgattaaactgaattataaaaaacaaaacaaaaaaaacttcctaTACTACGAAGCCATGCGGGCAGAATCCACAAAGGTAACTTCCTGGCCAAAACCCAGCTGATCCACTGTTGGTATTATGGCCTTAAAAAAATTACCCATTGAGAAAGTCATACAGTGTGCAGAGGCCAGGAACCCAGCTCTGCTAAATCTGGGGCTGCTGCGGAGACTACCAAAGAGAAGGATTAAGTCACTGCAGATAGCGTTGACCATAGTTCTTGAACTTTCTGAAAAGCAAAGTTTTGACTCAAAAGTCCATATTCTGTCAAAATGGCATCAGGCAAAAAGCTGGGGAAGAGAAGCCCAGGTGGATCCTCAGTTCAGTTTTCAGATGCCATGGGTTCACAAAGCTGGCCAAGCTGTTTATGGAGGGGAATACTCCAGTTCACTATATTATAGTGTGCTcggagttaaaaaacaaacaaaaaaaacagatgagGAGAAACAGGTGGTAACAAATGTCACACCTGTACCACCAGGCCCATCACATCTTGAGCATCTCCCAGTCTCTGAAAGCCTGCTCAATCAAATAGGGTCACCTAGAAAAAAACCACATTGTTTATAAATCCATTtcccctcattttttttaaatgttccacttatgtacattttaaagatgaaccATTTACAAGCCTGTGCAGGTTGCCTCCTTGGCTCACAGGAGGGAAACGTTGCAGAAAGCCTCAGGATGGACAGAAGTATAGTATAGTTGTGGGAAAGGTGGACCTGGATTTTTgctccttttctctgtgtgttacAGTACGTTTCAGTTTATAGCCATTGAgtacatacaattaaaaaaaaaatccctcatgcAAATTgtagaaaaaattttctttccttgaagctggcagtgaaaaataaagattcatgtctttttctttgtgcACACCCCTATGTGTTTCTTCTTCATATCAGATTCTTCTCTAAGCATTAAGAGAAATAGGGGAAAGCCACAGGGTAAGCAGAATTTCAACAAGTGGTCTTTTTAAAGTTCAATACAACTTCTTGCACAATTAGCTGCTGGCTGGCGGACATGTGATCCCTTGAACAGGTATGCTGTCCACTTAACAGGAGGAAGTTCAACAAAGCAGGGACTGCCCCCATGGATTGCAGGATGAAGACCCATACACTGGGAATGGCTTCCACCCTAAGGTTCTGTGTGATCACCTCAGTACCTCTTGCTTGCTAATGACCCATGTATGATCCTTTGTCCAGAGTGACGGTGTGAGAATGGGGAAGGGGGCCAAGGATCACAGGTGCAAAGAATAttggttttgttgtgtttttgtcgGAGGGAGGGTGGTGAGGGAAAAAATCTACTCATCATTCTGGACGATTAAAGGTGGTTTCATGCATTTTTAAAGccacaattttatatttaagagtTGCTGTAGAAACCAACATCtctggagagggaaggaaagaaaggagaaggaagagagagttcagtgggattttttttccattttcatttttatataaaagtgtTAAGACCACaatgaaaaaacttttttatccatatatatatataataaaccaGTTTGTGAGctacaatttttgtctttcccATCTTCAGAAATGTTCTCACATTGACAATGGTTGGATAGCATCATGCCCAAAGACACTGGCCacacagtaaaacaaacaaaacccagatgtACTATGATACAGTTGAGGTAAAAGGGGAAACAAAAGATTTAACATTCGCCCacgaaagatttttttttttcctttttcttgattttgtcAGAAAAATACCAAGCACagtgatttaaatttaaaaaaaagtcacaaaaaccTGTTTTTAGCAGAAGTGAATGACCAATGGGGCCAGGACCAGCTCATCGGCTCAGACGTGATCACTATCGGTTTTCCTAATAATCCACAAATCCACAAGGATGTATATAAGTCAACATCAGGGGGGAGTGGtggcataaaattaaaaaatataacccaAATACCCCCACCTGGTATACCCCCCTTTACCTCTACCCTCCCTAACActttcccacccccactccacacCCCCTCATGACCCCAACACTTAAATCTCCATCAGATCTAGGTCAGCTTCTTCAAAGCCATAGAAGGACTCGGTCTCACTTTCACCCTCAAAGAGCTGGTGAAGGCTTTCAGGCTCAACTGTCTCTTCAGGAGATGACCTGGGTCGGGGAGTGGAAGCTGAGGCCTCCTCAGACTGTTCCCCACTCAGCTTCAGTTGCTCCTCTAGGGAGGCAATTAGCTCCTCCTGCATGTCAGCATTTCTTGTAGGTGAGTTAATGTTGCCATCAGGGCCAGGCAGAACGCTGGCCACAAGGAAGGACCGCTGAACTAGCTCTGGACAGTCCCCAATGACACCAAGCACCTCAGCCAGCCAGACCAGCAGCAGCTGAAGCAGGACATCAGAATCACACGCACTGTCTGCCATTTCCCGAGCCTGCTCCTTCCACTTTTTGTGCAGGAAGTTCTTGACAGTTCGTTTGATGCATACATCTAATGGCTGGATTTTGGAGCTACAGCCTGCTGGGACAACTGCAGGCAAAGTGCTAGAGGCACTAAGCATGGCCAGCACCTCTTCTGACAGGTGAGTGCGATGACAGTCCATCACAAGCATGCCTTTGCTGCGCTGGCAAGCTGTGTGCTTCTGCCACACTCGGGTTGACCACAGCTCCATGATCTCATCGTCACTGTAGCCACTCTCCTTCGCCTCTAGCAAGATGGAGTCTGGCACATTAGCAGGCTGATCCATCTGTCCTCGGTAGAAAACCAGGGTAGGGAGGACAGTGCCATCTGCCAGAATGGCCAGCACCACATCACACCAAGGCTCCCCTGTGCCCACTGTCTGCAGGGCATTTTCCTTTCGGTCGTCACTGCTCAGTACCTCCGTATCCAGGAACAAGGAGATCTCATCAATAGCCACAATCATAGACAAGGGTAAGTCCTGGTTGTGAATCTGCCGTtgtacaaattcaatgaagagtCCTGCATTCTCTGCCACATCCTTAGGTAGAGTGTGGGCCACAGCTCGCCGAGCGTGGGGAGTCAGGTGGTGCCGTAGCATGAAACGCACAGCCCACTCATAAGAGATCTTAAACCCCCCCTCCAAAGAACGTCCTATTTTGGTGGCCTTCTGGAACAAGGTCTCCTCATTTACAGGTAGCTGTTGCTCTCGCTGGGTCAGCACCCACTCAGCCAGTTTCTCTTCTGCCTCTAAGCTCAGATATTTGCCCTCCAGATTCTCCCCCTGTGAGGCCTGGAAGCGCCGAAGCCAACGCCGGATGCGTCGTTGGGGGTTTCGGAAGTGTTCAGCTGCCTGTTCCGTATTGCAGCACAGGGCAAACAGTACCACTCGAAGCTTCTTCACAGAAAGCTGCTCCTTCTTGCCAATCACACTGCTACTACCACCCCCTGATGCTGGCTCAGGCTCCTGGGTGACTGGGCTCCCTTCATCCTGGTCATCGACATTCAGACATTCCGCCCCCTCCGTAGCCAAGGGTGGAAGGGCTAAAGGCTGGGGATGagtgggggttggtggtggggttGCAGTTGAGGCTGGTGACGGGAGTGCCTGGGCCATGGGAGCTGGTAGCTCTTCAGGCTCAGCTGGGGTGGCCCCCGCAGATTTCACAGTGGCAGCTTTAatagaggggaaggaaggaggagggtacAAATTCTTCAAGTTCCGGTCGTGCACTCGGTCACGAGTCTGGCCATGCCTAAAAGGTTAGCAACGAGAGGAGGAAAAAGCTCAGTtaaactagaaaaatgaaataataatagtaatagtagtaataataaagaCCAAACAtactataaaatagaaattaaaccaTCAAGCGAGTTTCTGTTACCTTGAGTGAGATATCCAAGTGAGTCCTATgggaaataaagacaataaaaaaatgttaGCTCAGTGAAGAAACAAACCCTCCGAAGAGTTCTTTAGATTTCAACCAAAAAAGCAAACCTGCTGCCTTCCCAGtcttatataaatttcaggttaGAATGCTTCCAATTTGGTGAAGTGTATCTAAACAGTGAATGGGTCAGGCCAGGTAGAGATGCACCAGACTCATGGTATGACCTGTATCCTTAGCTTTTTTCCCTAATCCCCATCTCTCCTACTTACCCCGTGGCAGGATGCTACTGGATCTGTGAGAGGGGTTGAATACCAAATGCTTAGCCATGGCATCTCCAACAGAAGTAACAAAGGTACATGAAGTGCAGGCCAGCTTGATTCCACTAAGAAAGAGAGTCAAGAGTATATAAGACAAATGTAGCAGTGACACTAGAAAGAGTTAAGCTTTGAGgcttaataaagaaaaagagtgtCCCTCCTTTCTACTCTCTGTCAAATTAATTCATATATCCACCCCCCAAAATATTAAAAGGGATTTAATgtaaaaacttgaaaaattaacAGACCATCAATAAGTTTTTTGTTACCTCACAGAATTTTTAAACAAAGCCAAATACTTGGGGCTCTTCCGTGGAACATGATTGCTGAGGAAGACAAACAAAAAGTGGTATGAGTTACGTGGTTCTGCTTGCTAAACTAGAGATCACCAGCGACTGACAATGCCCCAACAAAAGAAATGCCTCTTCACTCAATCCTAACCTCAACCCAAGCCTGTTTTCCTATCACATTAATATTTCCTATTAATATGCAAACGaatcatgggggtggggggaaatctATTAAAAGGCACATTCTGGTTGGGGGTGGCGTGGTGGTGACCAGGGTCAGATGCTACATTTCTAAGAAGCTCCAAATGAGTGCTGCTGGTCCTTGGACCACATTTTGGGTAGCAAGGTCCTACAAAATCAGAGCACAGACCATCAAAGCCAAATGGAGCCGGGTCTGGCCTCTTACCTGCTAGGACAGGTGGGCAAACAGCTCTAAAAGTTGAAGAAGGAAACCCCAGAAGCAGGGGAGGGAATGCACTGAGTTCTGGAGAACCTGAAATCCCAGATAGGAACATTGGTTTAATCCTGACTTACTTGATCATGTGGTTGGCATAAGCTCGAGAACAGCAGGTACTATAGCGACATAGAGAGCAGTGAACATAAGTAGGGAAATGGTTAGGGAAATCTGGGATCTCAAAGCTGCACTCCAGACATGTCTGCCGGCCCATGACACTCCtgtcaagaaacaaggaaaattctTATTACTGCCTCAGGGGTTCCTAAATTGTAGGCGATTTAGACAACAGATACTGCCTAAAAGGCTACCAGATTACACTAGCTATCAGGAATAACTGTGCCCACCCggcccccagcctccagaagaAGGCACTGACATTTTCCTAACAGCTCTCTTCTGGACGTTGCGCTGGACAGGGGGATAAAGGAAGACGGGCAGAGGGTCCGCTGAGGAGGCCAGTGGTGCTGCCTCCTGCAAGGTGCTGGGAGGGACATCACTGGAGGGTACAGGAACAGTGCGTGGCTGCCCTCGGGAAGCCCGGATTGTCACCTGTGAGTCAAGGGAAGGGATAATTAGACACTACCCACGTTAAACCTCAGAACGCGGAAAATCTCTATTCCTCCCCTTCTTGGATCTGTAAATAGAATGTCAACAAACCCTTTACCTTGGTGCCTGGTTTCAAACCTTCCAGCTGCTTGGGTTTACGGAAGGTTTTATGGTGCTGAAGTTTGTGTTCAATTTTGTCCTTGGCAAAGAGAAACTGCAGCCGGcatttgttgcaatgataaacaTTCCTCTTCTGAAGGGGGAATAAAAAGAGACAGAATCCTTTAAAGGTTCCCAATGAATTTTCTTCCCTGAGGAGAAGGTACATCATTGCCAATCGTATTCTTCCCACCCTTCTGCTGGTAAtttaacagaggaaaaaagagaaatacacaacATAACACCAAACCtagtatttttttatctttttatataactttatttattttgaagtaaagttACAAACCTATTATTGGGTGGTGAGAATCATCACCTCCCATGCTCCCAGAGAAAGGCAGACTCAAAGTCAGAATAACTAGGTCCTCAAAGCATCTCCCGCTGACTTGCTTTAACAATTTGGCTGAGTGGCTTACGCTTCACTTGCCCCTACTACTTTATCTTTACAGTGTGGATGGACAGTGCTACTACTTCTggatattcttatttctttttaaatacaataaatatgtacgtggtaaaaaaaaaaaaaatcatacttttatTCTGTACTCCTTCATGTGGTAAGCTTGCCTTCAACTCCAACCGTCAGTCCCTCTCCATAGAAACAACTTGTTACCAAGTCTCTTGGGTATTCTTTCACAGATAGTCTATGCATATAACCATATAGCAAACACATACATCTCCAATCAccacctgttttcctttctctttctttaacaaAAATGATAGTCCTTTCTACACAGtgctgtttttttcctcttaacacATCAATGCATAAAGATATGCCTCCCTCCAAGGCCATTTTGAGGATTCAATCTGCCCAGTATTGAAATACGACATGTCTATGATTTTCTTCCCTAGGATAGCAAGGCTCTCTCTGTAACCTCAGCTGAGTTACAGGTGATAATTTCCATGCTACTATATGGAAATGCATTAGTGGTGGATTATCAGCACTCACTAGTGTGAGCCTAAGAAGTGCCTGCTTACAAGTAAGAGTGAgggcacatgtgcacacacgtgAATGTTATGCACAGGTACACCCACCCATCttgttctctcttctgttccctATGTACCTTCACTCTTCTCCTCCAGTGGCTCCTTTCCtgcagtattttaaaacaaaggcaTACCTAttccatcttaaaaacaaaacacaaaagcaacaacaaattcTCCCTTGCTACCTCTTTTCCTGGATCTACCACCCTTGGTCTTCCCCTTCATAaacaaatttacttattttatttatttatttttttggctgtgttgggtcttcattgctgtgcacgggctttctctaattgtggcgagcgggggctactcttcgttgtggcgcgcaggcttctcattgtggtggcttctcttattgtgggggcttctcttattgtggagcacgggctctaggcatgcgggcggcttcagtagttacagcactcgagctcagtagttgtggctcatgggcttagttgctccgcggcatgtgggatcttcccggaccatggctcaaacctgtgtcccctgcattggcaggtggattctcaaccactgtgccaccggggaagccctaacaaatttattttttaattaattaatttttttcataaacaaatttctttaaataagttgtctccatttccttatctctCATCATTTGTCCCACTGAAATCTGACTTCCACCTTGCTAACCAACAAAACGGCTAAATTAAATGCTGGCCTCTAAAGTTTCTACCTTGCTGATACCTTCCTGTAACACCTGACCACACTCTTTTCTTCAAAATACTTTTGTCCCCTCAGCTTCCTTGACACCAAGACTCTTCTTGTTTTCCTTCCAGGACTATGGTCCTGGCCTTGTGGATAGAGACTTCAATGGTCCTAAGCCTCACCTTATTCTCaatttggggtgggggatgggggtgcaGCATAGCACTTACAAGTTTAAAATCCACTGATTTATATAATGATGATTCCTAAGTACCTTTCACAATCCAGGCTTTTCTCCCAGGCCTCAGACCTGTATATCCAACTACCTATTTAAAAGTCAGTTATACTTGATGTCCATAGATACTGCTAAGTCAAGAATATccaaacttgggacttccctggtggtccagtggttaagactccatgcttccattgcagggagtgtgggtctgatccctggtcaggaacgaATAAGATCCGgtgtgccacatggcatggccaaaattttaaaaaataatagtaataaaaaagaatatccaaACTTATAATCCTCccctcaaaaattattttctccactGTTCCTATCTCAATAAACAGTCCCACCATTCATCCAATTACCGAAGACAGAATCCTGGGTACTAGTCTTAACTACTCTCTCACTACCTTCACCTAAATCCATTTCTAAATCATAGATATCACTTATCTTCTCAATATCTCTATCCTCTTTGTCCTCATTTCAAAAGCTAGTAGCCACTATCATCTCTCATCTCAACTACTGAAAAAGCCTCTGGCTTGTCTCCCTAACTCTAGTCTCAACCTCCTTCAATTCATTCTCCTTAGAGCAGCCAGTGCAATCATAACTAAAAGCAAATTTGAACACATCAGTCCAGGACTAAAAATCTCTTTAATGGCTTCCCAACAACTTATTATAATAAAAGTTGAAATTCCTTTTATATGGCTTACAAGATTCTCCATGATCTGTTCCCTAACTTCCAACCTCCCCCTGTACCCTACACACGCCAACCACACTGAACTTCAATTCCTTGAATTTCCCTGTCTTTGACAGCATTCTGTCCTTCTATCCCACTTCATCTGGCTCATCcttactcatccttcaggtcttgAACACCCCCTTTCCTAGAAGCCTTACTAGGCTCCCAGAATaggtacattcttttttaaaccttGTATTTCCCCTAACACAACATTCTTCTTGCTTTATTGTACTGTTTAATTGTCCTGTTTAACCACTAAATCTCTAGcatctagcccagtgcctggcacacatcactggaattcaataaatttttcaAACACATGTATATTATCTTCTCTACCAAAATTATTTGCTTAGCTCAGTCCTGGCCCCTGTATCCATAATTAAAAAATACGAACACGGAAATTGCTTGGTGCCTGGTACCTGGTGCCTCATGTAATGCTGTTGGAATGCATTGCCATTTTTGAAGACCTTCAAGCAATAAGGGCAGAGCAGGTGCCGAGTATCCTCATGGATCATCCGAAAATGGACATCTACCTCAGAGTAGAGTGAAGAGCGATACTGACACACCTGAGTCACATAAGAAGGAAAATAAGCTAAGAGTGAAGTGGACAACTGAGGCCTTAAAAAAGAGGTAGCAACAAAAATGTTAAGAtacgaaaaaaaattttttcctaaatgtatAGAAATCAGATTATTTTTCTGACATCTTTTGCAGGGCTATGTTGGTGATAAATTCAGCCgtgaaataagataaaaatggGAAAGACAGGAAAGTCTGAGAACAGTCCATATTCTGACAAAGAGGAGTAGAGTTTTTTTTCTATCTCCAAAGGGCACATTCAGGAGACAGACACTCCCTTAGTACCGGTATATGTATGTTCCCAGACTGGGTTCCTCGGCTGCGTACATGCAGATATTCCTTTATGTTTTTCTCCTGCATGGGAAACCCTGAAAATAGAACCTGTGTTCACTATTTCTTCTGTATTTCCTCAGTGTTCCTAAAACTGAGTGTGTGCAATAGGTACTGGGCAATGTTCATTAGTGGATTCTTTGTATTTAGCCTGAGAGCAAAATGGCTAAATCTCCCTGGAGAAAAAGGCAATACCTGGCAAACATAAGGCATCTCTCCAGGCTTATGAGTATCCTTCATATGCTGGAGAAACAGTGGCTCACTCTCAAACGCCCACTCACAGATCTTGCACTTGGctgtaagaagaaaaataatcaataaatccACCTGAAAATAAGACCAAAGTCATGCTGACTCATAATCTTTTTCTCTGACTCCTGTATCTTCATTTTCAATAGTCAGTAAATTATGAAGTCTCTTCTAGTCTTTCTTTAAAATGGTTCTGTCTCAACATTTTTGCTGCTGATTAAAACTATCCTTCTGTCTCTAGCTCAGACTTCTTTACCAAAGTTCCATTCTAGATTTTGAACTCTTTACGAAACATAATATTCTACCATCTACTCTAACTTAATTCAGCATCCTCCTGCTTCCCATCATTTCCTTTCTCACATCCCACCTCCTCCTGAACTCAAAACTTTGGCATTATCTGATTCCAAACCCGTGTTCTGTCACCATTATTTCAAAATGCATCAAGGAATTGTCACTTCTGCATTCTCACAGGCAGAAACTTGGTAGAAGCCCATATGATTTCTTACTGCTAATCAGCTGGCTTCTTAATACCTCCTATCTCTCCAATACAGTATCTATTCTTTATATACCATTGCCaaatgaattcttttaaaatactacatTACTTCATCCCTCTGCTCAAGGATAGACAATGATTATCTCCTGTGaataattcaacatttattgaacgtTTACTAAATGAGAACAAAGAAGGATTTGTCcttaaaagactgacaatatgAACAGAACTTCTTGACTTACAAGTTACTGTGTTATTTCAGTATTAACTAATCTGagataattaaactttaaaattagcCATTTTATCAAGCTTTTATAAGGCTGCAGTTCTAAATTTTTGGCAAAAGTTTTGTTACATATTTTGAATTATACAGGCAAAATAATGAtagttatttgcatttttattaccattactgaaattattttcaagtttttgcAAACATGAAAATTGTAAATTTGAAGCTCTAAGCGCTTATTTATTGGACAATGTCTAACCCCTGCCCCGTACCCCCAAATGAGTGAAGctgatataaaaaacaaaaaccaggggTCTGAATCTGGGGTCCAGGGAAGAGGTCTCAGGGAACCCAGGTAGCCCCTGAAATTGTCTGCAAAAgagtaaaatgtgtatttttctgggAAGTTTTGTGTTTATTCTCAAAGGTGTCTGCAACCCATTTAGGACCACTTCCTAGAGGTACATTAGATACAAGAacaagataaagaaattaaaaattctgcctAGAATGAGGAAAAGCTGATATACGAGCTGAACCTTGAACGAGTGGTTTGCCAGACAGAGGAGACGAGAGAAGAACGTGAGCAAAGGCATGGTATTGCATGGCATGTTTGGGAAAGAGTAACTAGTGGCATgacaatattttctcctgttttcttccccCTCACCTCTCAATTCaatttgttaatctttttttcttttctagaacaCTTTTAAGCATTGGTGTTTCCCAACCTTCTGTCCAGGCTTTTCTTATTCTCTATGTTTTCCCTGGGCAATCTCTTTTACCCTCAAAGGCTTTTCCTACAACCTATACATCCGCTCTATTCTTATAGGTGTCACAcatcaacatttattaagcaatttTTAATGCATAAACACCATACtaagatttatatatattatctcatacaAAGAAAATCAGTGAGAAACGAACCAAAGGCATCAGTGGATTTAAGAGATCTCTAGTAACCTTTCACACCTATTGGAGTTGATGTCAAAAAAGATTTAAGAGGAAGAATTAActgattttccaaagtggctatccTAACACTGTCCCTCCCAGCACTATCACTCTCATCTCCCTAACACCTACCATAGTCTCCTGCCTTGAGAAAACAGGCATGAACTACTACAGCTTTTGCTTCCTGTTTTCCAAATTTGGAAGGACAGATTCCTTATGCCTTTCTAAGGCTCATCCGATCTCATCATTCCACGTATCCCATGACTTTATCAAGCAAGTGGTTCTccctttcttcagtctttttccaTAGAACCCTCCTGACACCTGAACACGATTAATCACCCTGAAGCATCCTTCCCTCAACCCTATCTCTTCCTTAGTCTATTGTCTTTAAACAAGTGTGAAGAAAAACATAATGCTATTAAAAATTGTACTGTTaccataattaaatataataatccaTTGATGTTTTGGAGACAATTCAGGAAACTTGAAAATGAAGATacataatattaaacatttatgaTGAATTCTGTTATGTCTTGACAAACATACTATggctatgtattttaaaatgtccttactTTTCAGAGATACATAATGAAGTATTTAGGAGTGAAATATCATTATGTctataatttagtttaaaaacacttcagaaaataaaaggaaaagaaattttcaaaactaaaaggaaaacaattggTCTCAAAATATTAACACAAAAAAAATAAGCTACTTTCAACGAAGGATCTGCCATGgatgcaaaaaaaaagggagttattaaaaaaaaagggggggggggaattaCAAAAGAATCCAAGAATAAGATTGATATATACTAAAGTACAGAAACGGTATTTACCTGTTTGGATCAACAATTTCTCAGGTTTTTCATCAGTGTAAATTTTAAGTCATAAGATACTCAAAAATTAATAGTCAAGGATAAAAGAGTGGTAAGCCAAGAGAAGAAGATTGATGAGGTGCTGCACTGTTTCCCATTAggaaaaatttatctttttatgtacAGTACATATATTAAGTGGAATAACAAAAACACACCCCACCAGATTCTGTATAAAAGTAGATGTTTTCACTGGGGATTCAGATGAGTTATCTGGGCTTCCCATGACTGACAGTGAAGAATTTTGGGTCCTAACCTAGACCAAGTTGGCTACTCTGCCACTACACTGTAGTGTTCTGATGTTTGATTCCAGTATCTACTCTACTCACAAATGATTAGCCCAAAGTTCCACAgtctaatatggtagccaccagtAACATGTGGCTAGGGAAGACATGAAATGTGGTGAGCCCAAACTGAGATTTGCTGTGGTGTAATAATACACACcatatttacaaagaaaagaaaaaaaagaatggtaaatatttcattaattttaaagttCTGATTACATACCGAGATgattttattttggctattctgagttaaataaaatacactattaaaattaatttcgcctttaaaaaatttttatttcaaatgactactaaaaattttaaattacatatgtaacTCATTATATTTCTGTGGACCAGCACTAGTCTGAGCCACTCATGGCAATCCCATTTCCCTTGACAATATGGCCAAGGCTAAGAGATATAAAGGGAAAACAATTCTGTCTTGTaagaaacagacttagaaaagACACAGGAAGATATGGTCTCTTCTTCATCTGCACAATTTTACATCCGACTGTATTCCTGAGACTAACGCAACCATCCTGCTATGAGTCAGAGCCAAGAGAACTGTTGAAAAGTAGAAGACTCGCATTCTGGGCTTGAAGCTTACTCCACCTTGAGTCTTTTCAGTTAAATCATATAATAATAGATGTCCTTAACACTTAATCCATCTTTAGTCAAGATTTTTAATTTGCAGCAAAAATTTCTGTCTTTATATGTTTCCTATCACCTAAAATCTTTTCTTACTACTTTCCATCCATCTAAATCCTTCTTGTATTTAAAGACCCTAAAAGTTTACGCATTATTTTCTGTGAAATCCACGAGGatcttttcccttctctgaactATTTCACCTATCACTGGTACCATACAATGCATATGTTTACAGCAAATATATTGTCTTGTTCTCACATTTTCCtatagttaaataatttttgtcTCTTCAACAAAACTAGAAATCCCTTAAAGGACAAAAGAAATATTCTACAAGACTGCAGTCAAATCCTCACAATTTCACCTTATTAGAAGTGTATGCTCTTAAGCAAATGACTAAATGTTTCTGGGCTTGTATTCAGCCTGTTTCTCATCCGTAAGATGTACAGTGTAGCTAACACTCCAACTCATC
Protein-coding regions in this window:
- the POGZ gene encoding pogo transposable element with ZNF domain isoform X5, with translation MADTDLFMECEEEELEPWQKISDVIEDSVVEDYNSVDKTTTVSVSQQPVSAPVPIAAHASVAGHLSTSTTVSSSGAQNSDSTKKTLVTLIANNNAPGTQFVKPTVGVPQVFSQMTPVRPGSTMPVRPTTNTFTTVIPATLTIRSTVPQSQSQQTKSTPSTSTTPTATQPTSLGHLAVQPPGQSNQTQNPKLAPSFPSPPAVSIASFVTVKRPGVTGENSNEVAKLVNTLNTIPSLGQSPGPMVVSNNSSAHGSQRTSGPESSMKVTSSIPVFDLQDGGRKICPRCNAQFRVTEALRGHMCYCCPEMVEYQKKGKSLDSEPSVPSAAKPPSPEKTTPVASTPSSTPIPALSPPTKVPEPNENVGDAVQTKLIMLVDDFYYGRDGGKVAQLTNFPKVATSFRCPHCTKRLKNNIRFMNHMKHHVELDQQNGEVDGHTICQHCYRQFSTPFQLQCHLENVHSPYESTTKCKICEWAFESEPLFLQHMKDTHKPGEMPYVCQVCQYRSSLYSEVDVHFRMIHEDTRHLLCPYCLKVFKNGNAFQQHYMRHQKRNVYHCNKCRLQFLFAKDKIEHKLQHHKTFRKPKQLEGLKPGTKVTIRASRGQPRTVPVPSSDVPPSTLQEAAPLASSADPLPVFLYPPVQRNVQKRAVRKMSVMGRQTCLECSFEIPDFPNHFPTYVHCSLCRYSTCCSRAYANHMINNHVPRKSPKYLALFKNSVSGIKLACTSCTFVTSVGDAMAKHLVFNPSHRSSSILPRGLTWISHSRHGQTRDRVHDRNLKNLYPPPSFPSIKAATVKSAGATPAEPEELPAPMAQALPSPASTATPPPTPTHPQPLALPPLATEGAECLNVDDQDEGSPVTQEPEPASGGGSSSVIGKKEQLSVKKLRVVLFALCCNTEQAAEHFRNPQRRIRRWLRRFQASQGENLEGKYLSLEAEEKLAEWVLTQREQQLPVNEETLFQKATKIGRSLEGGFKISYEWAVRFMLRHHLTPHARRAVAHTLPKDVAENAGLFIEFVQRQIHNQDLPLSMIVAIDEISLFLDTEVLSSDDRKENALQTVGTGEPWCDVVLAILADGTVLPTLVFYRGQMDQPANVPDSILLEAKESGYSDDEIMELWSTRVWQKHTACQRSKGMLVMDCHRTHLSEEVLAMLSASSTLPAVVPAGCSSKIQPLDVCIKRTVKNFLHKKWKEQAREMADSACDSDVLLQLLLVWLAEVLGVIGDCPELVQRSFLVASVLPGPDGNINSPTRNADMQEELIASLEEQLKLSGEQSEEASASTPRPRSSPEETVEPESLHQLFEGESETESFYGFEEADLDLMEI